In one Capra hircus breed San Clemente chromosome 22, ASM170441v1, whole genome shotgun sequence genomic region, the following are encoded:
- the SCAP gene encoding sterol regulatory element-binding protein cleavage-activating protein isoform X1, which yields MTLTERLREKISQAFYNHGLFCASYPIPIILFTGLCILACCYPLLKLPLPGTGPVEFTTPVKDYSPPPLTSDHKPGEPNEQPEWYVGPPVAYIQQIFVKSSVSPWHKNLLAVDVFRSPLSRAFQLVEEIRNHVLKDSSGTRSLEDVCLQVTDLLPGLRKLRNLLPEHGCLLLSPGNFWQNDRERFHADPDIIRTIHQHEPKTLQTSATLKDLLFGVPGKYSGVSLYTRKRLVSYTITLVFQNYHAKFLGSLRARLMLLHPSPNCSLRAESLVHVHFKEEIGIAELIPLVTTYIILFAYIYFSTRKIDMVKSKWGLALAAVVTVLSSLLMSVGLCTLFGLTPTLNGGEIFPYLVVVIGLENVLVLTKSVVSTPVDLEVKLRIAQGLSSESWSIMKNMATELGIVLIGYFTLVPAIQEFCLFAVVGLVSDFFLQMLFFTTVLSIDIRRMELADLNKRLPPEACLPPAKPVGRPTRFERQPTVRPSMPHTITLQPSSFRNLRLPKRLRVIYFLARTRLAQRLIMAGTVVWIGILVYTDPAGLRTYLAAQVTEQSPLGEGALAPLPVPSGVLPASHPDPAFSIFPPDASKLPENQTLPGEPPEPGGPAEGIHDSPAPEVTWGPEDEELWRKLSFRHWPTLFSYYNITLAKRYVSLLPVIPVTLRLNPREALEGRHPQDGRSTWPPPRPGQGGLWEAGPKGPGTAQAHRDLTLYKVAALGLASGIVLVLLLLCLYRVLCPRNYGQPGAGPGRRRRGELPCDDYGYAPPETEIVPLVLRGHLMDIECLASDGMLLVSCCLAGHVCVWDAQTGDCLTRIPHPGRQRRDSGVGSGLETQETWERLSDGGKGGPEEPGDSPPLRHRPRGPPPPALFGDQPDLTCLIDTNFSARAQLPEPAQPEPRYRAGRRAQDSSGYDFSRLVQRVYQEGSMAPVHTPALRPPSPGPTFPPAPEDEAGFPSEKSCPSFAWAPSADGSIWSLELQGSLIVVGRSSGRLEVWDAIEGTLRCSSEEVSSGITALVFLDKRIVAARLNGSLDFFSLETHAALSPLQFRGAPGRGSSPASPVCSSSDRVACHLTHTVPCAHQKPITALKAAAGRLVTGSQDHTLRVFRLEDSCCLFTLQGHSGAITTVYIDQTMVLASGGQDGAICLWDVLTGSRVSHMFAHRGDVTSLTCTTSCVISSGLDDLISIWDRSTGIKLYSIQQDLGCGASLGVISDNLLVTGGQGCVSFWDLNYGDLLQTVYLGKNSEAQPARQILVLDNAAIVCNFGSELSLVYVPSVLEKLD from the exons CTACCCCCTGCTGAAGCTGCCCTTGCCAGGAACAGGACCCGTGGAATTCACCACTCCTGTGAAAGATTACTCACCCCCACCTCTGACCTCTGACCACAAGCCTGGAGAGCCCAATGAGCAGCCAGAGTGG TACGTGGGGCCCCCGGTGGCTTATATCCAGCAGATATTTGTGAAGTCTTCCGTGTCTCCCTGGCACAAGAACCTCCTAGCAGTAGATGTGTTCCGCTCACCTCTCTCGAGGGCATTCCAGCTGGTGGAGGAGATTCGGAACCACGTGCTGAAAGACAG CTCCGGGACCAGAAGCCTAGAGGACGTGTGCCTGCAGGTGACTGACCTGCTGCCAGGCCTCAGGAAGCTCCGCAACCTTCTGCCTGAGCATGGATGCCTGCTGCTGTCCCCGGGGAACTTCTGGCAGAATGACAGGGAGCGCTTCCACGCAGACCCCGACATCATCAGGACCATCCACCAGCACGAGCCCAAAACCCTGCAGACCTCGGCCACACTCAAAG ACCTGCTGTTCGGCGTCCCTGGGAAGTACAGCGGGGTGAGCCTGTACACCAGGAAGCGGCTGGTCTCATACACCATCACCCTGGTCTTCCAGAACTACCACGCCAA gtTCCTGGGCAGCCTGCGGGCCCGCCTGATGCTCCTGCACCCCAGCCCCAACTGCAGCCTCAGGGCAGAGAGCCTGGTCCATGTGCACTTCAAGGAGGAGATTGGCATCGCTGAGCTCATCCCCCTGGTGACCACCTACATCATCCTGTTTGCCTACATCTACTTCTCCACAC GCAAGATCGACATGGTCAAGTCCAAGTGGGGCCTGGCTCTGGCTGCCGTGGTCACGGTGCTCAGCTCGCTGCTCATGTCTGTGGGGCTCTGCACACTCTTCGGCCTGACGCCCACCCTCAATGGCGG GGAGATCTTCCCCTACCTGGTGGTGGTCATCGGGCTGGAGAACGTGCTGGTGCTCACCAAGTCCGTCGTCTCCACCCCGGTGGACCTCGAGGTGAAGCTGCGCATCGCCCAAG GCCTGAGCAGTGAGAGCTGGTCCATCATGAAGAACATGGCCACAGAGCTGGGCATCGTCCTCATTGGCTACTTCACCCTCGTGCCTGCCATCCAG gagttttgcctttttgccgTCGTGGGCCTGGTGTCTGACTTCTTCCTTCAGATGCTGTTTTTCACCACTGTCCTGTCCATTGACATTCGCCGGATGGAG CTGGCGGACCTGAACAAGCGGCTGCCCCCTGAGGCCTGCCTGCCCCCAGCCAAGCCGGTGGGGCGGCCAACGCGCTTTGAGCGGCAGCCGACTGTGCGGCCGTCCATGCCCCACACCATCACGCTGCAGCCATCCTCCTTCCGCAACCTGCGTCTCCCCAAGCGGCTGCGTGTCATCTACTTCCTGGCCCGAACCCGCCTGGCACAACGCCTCATCATG GCTGGCACGGTGGTCTGGATCGGCATCCTTGTGTACACGGACCCAGCTGGGCTGCGCACCTACCTGGCCGCCCAGGTAACGGAGCAGAGCCCGCTGGGTGAGGGtgccctggctcctctgcctgtgcccAGTGGTGTGCTGCCTGCCAGCCACCCGGACCCTGCCTTTTCCATCTTCCCGCCGGACGCCTCCAAGTTACCCGAGAATCAGACATTGCCAGGGGAGCCGCCTGAGCCCGGGGGTCCAGCCGAGGGCATCCATGACAGCCCGGCCCCAGAGGTCACCTGGGGGCCCGAGGACGAGGAGCTCTGGAGGAAACTGTCCTTCCGCCACTGGCCCACGCTCTTCAGCTATTACAACATCACACTGGCCAAGAG GTACGTCAGCCTGCTGCCTGTCATCCCCGTCACGCTCCGCTTGAACCCGCGAGAGGCTCTGGAGGGCCGGCACCCTCAGGACGGCCGAAGCACctggcccccgccccggcccgggcagggtgggctctgggaggccGGCCCCAAGGGGCCAGGCACGGCGCAGGCGCACAGAGACCTCACCCTGTACAA GGTGGCGGCGCTTGGCCTGGCCTCGGGCATCGtgcttgtgctgctgctgctctgcctgTACCGTGTGCTCTGCCCGCGCAACTACGGGCAGCCCGGCGCGGGGCCcggccggcggcggcggggggagCTGCCCTGCGACGACTATGGCTACGCGCCTCCCGAGACGGAGATTGTGCCCCTGGTGCTGCGCGGGCACCTCATG GACATCGAGTGTCTGGCCAGCGACGGGATGCTGCTGGTGAGCTGTTGCCTGGCAGGCCACGTGTGTGTATGGGACGCTCAGACCGGAGACTGCCTCACCCGCATCCCACACCCGGG CAGGCAGCGGCGGGACAGCGGTGTTGGCAGTGggctggagactcaggagacctgggaaCGGCTGTCGGACGGCGGGAAGGGTGGCCcggaggagcctggggacagCCCTCCGCTGCGGCACCGGCCCCGGGGCCCTCCACCACCTGCCCTCTTTGGGGACCAGCCAGACCTCACCTGCTTGATTGACACCAACTTCTCCGCGCGAGCACAGCTCCCCGAGCCGGCTCAGCCCGAGCCCCGGTACCGGGCAGGCCGCCGCGCTCAAGACTCCTCAGGCTACGACTTCAGCCGCCTGGTGCAGCGCGTGTACCAGGAGGGGAGCATGGCTCCCGTGCACACGCCAGCCCTGCGCCCACCCTCTCCCGGGCCTACGTTCCCCCCGGCTCCTGAGGACGAGgctggctttccttccgagaagAGCTGCCCGTCCTTCGCCTGGGCCCCCAGCGCAGACGGCTCCATCTGGAGTCTGGAGTTGCAGGGCAGCCTCATCGTGGTGGGGCGGAGCAGTGGCCGGCTGGAG GTGTGGGACGCCATCGAGGGCACCCTGCGCTGCAGCAGTGAGGAAGTGTCGTCAGGCATCACGGCCCTCGTTTTCCTAGACAAAAG GATCGTGGCCGCCCGGCTCAACGGCTCCCTCGATTTCTTCTCTTTGGAGACCCATGCTGCCCTCAGCCCCCTGCAGTTCCGAG GGGCCCCGGGGCGGGGCAGTTCCCCCGCCTCCCCCGTCTGCAGCAGCAGTGACAGGGTGGCTTGCCACCTGACCCACACCGTGCCCTGTGCACACCAGAAGCCCATCACAGCCCTGAAGGCGGCTGCCGGGCGCCTCGTGACTGGCAGCCAGGACCACACACTGAGA GTGTTCCGTCTGGAGGATTCGTGCTGCCTCTTCACCCTGCAGGGCCACTCGGGGGCCATCACGACTGTGTATATCGACCAG ACCATGGTGCTGGCCAGCGGAGGCCAAGATGGGGCTATCTGCCTGTGGGACGTGCTGACCGGCAGCCGGGTCAGCCACATGTTCGCTCACCGTGGGGATGTCACCTCCCTCACCTGCACCACCTCATGTGTCATCAGCAGTGGCCTGGACGACCTCATCAGCATCTGGGACCGCAGCACGGGCATCAAGCTCTACTCCATCCAGCAG GACCTGGGCTGTGGCGCAAGCTTGGGTGTCATCTCAGACAACCTGCTGGTGACTGGCGGCCAGGGCTGTGTTTCCTTTTGGGACCTGAACTACGGGGACCTGTTACAGACAGTCTACCTGGGCAAGAACAGCGAGGCCCAGCCGGCCCGCCAGATCCTGGTGCTGGACAACGCTGCCATTGTCTGCAACTTTGGCAGCGAGCTCAGCCTGGTGTACGTGCCCTCTGTGCTGGAGAAGCTGGACTGA
- the SCAP gene encoding sterol regulatory element-binding protein cleavage-activating protein isoform X2 gives MTLTERLREKISQAFYNHGLFCASYPIPIILFTGLCILACCYPLLKLPLPGTGPVEFTTPVKDYSPPPLTSDHKPGEPNEQPEWYVGPPVAYIQQIFVKSSVSPWHKNLLAVDVFRSPLSRAFQLVEEIRNHVLKDSSGTRSLEDVCLQVTDLLPGLRKLRNLLPEHGCLLLSPGNFWQNDRERFHADPDIIRTIHQHEPKTLQTSATLKDLLFGVPGKYSGVSLYTRKRLVSYTITLVFQNYHAKFLGSLRARLMLLHPSPNCSLRAESLVHVHFKEEIGIAELIPLVTTYIILFAYIYFSTRKIDMVKSKWGLALAAVVTVLSSLLMSVGLCTLFGLTPTLNGGEIFPYLVVVIGLENVLVLTKSVVSTPVDLEVKLRIAQGLSSESWSIMKNMATELGIVLIGYFTLVPAIQEFCLFAVVGLVSDFFLQMLFFTTVLSIDIRRMELADLNKRLPPEACLPPAKPVGRPTRFERQPTVRPSMPHTITLQPSSFRNLRLPKRLRVIYFLARTRLAQRLIMAGTVVWIGILVYTDPAGLRTYLAAQVTEQSPLGEGALAPLPVPSGVLPASHPDPAFSIFPPDASKLPENQTLPGEPPEPGGPAEGIHDSPAPEVTWGPEDEELWRKLSFRHWPTLFSYYNITLAKRYVSLLPVIPVTLRLNPREALEGRHPQDGRSTWPPPRPGQGGLWEAGPKGPGTAQAHRDLTLYKVAALGLASGIVLVLLLLCLYRVLCPRNYGQPGAGPGRRRRGELPCDDYGYAPPETEIVPLVLRGHLMDIECLASDGMLLVSCCLAGHVCVWDAQTGDCLTRIPHPGQRRDSGVGSGLETQETWERLSDGGKGGPEEPGDSPPLRHRPRGPPPPALFGDQPDLTCLIDTNFSARAQLPEPAQPEPRYRAGRRAQDSSGYDFSRLVQRVYQEGSMAPVHTPALRPPSPGPTFPPAPEDEAGFPSEKSCPSFAWAPSADGSIWSLELQGSLIVVGRSSGRLEVWDAIEGTLRCSSEEVSSGITALVFLDKRIVAARLNGSLDFFSLETHAALSPLQFRGAPGRGSSPASPVCSSSDRVACHLTHTVPCAHQKPITALKAAAGRLVTGSQDHTLRVFRLEDSCCLFTLQGHSGAITTVYIDQTMVLASGGQDGAICLWDVLTGSRVSHMFAHRGDVTSLTCTTSCVISSGLDDLISIWDRSTGIKLYSIQQDLGCGASLGVISDNLLVTGGQGCVSFWDLNYGDLLQTVYLGKNSEAQPARQILVLDNAAIVCNFGSELSLVYVPSVLEKLD, from the exons CTACCCCCTGCTGAAGCTGCCCTTGCCAGGAACAGGACCCGTGGAATTCACCACTCCTGTGAAAGATTACTCACCCCCACCTCTGACCTCTGACCACAAGCCTGGAGAGCCCAATGAGCAGCCAGAGTGG TACGTGGGGCCCCCGGTGGCTTATATCCAGCAGATATTTGTGAAGTCTTCCGTGTCTCCCTGGCACAAGAACCTCCTAGCAGTAGATGTGTTCCGCTCACCTCTCTCGAGGGCATTCCAGCTGGTGGAGGAGATTCGGAACCACGTGCTGAAAGACAG CTCCGGGACCAGAAGCCTAGAGGACGTGTGCCTGCAGGTGACTGACCTGCTGCCAGGCCTCAGGAAGCTCCGCAACCTTCTGCCTGAGCATGGATGCCTGCTGCTGTCCCCGGGGAACTTCTGGCAGAATGACAGGGAGCGCTTCCACGCAGACCCCGACATCATCAGGACCATCCACCAGCACGAGCCCAAAACCCTGCAGACCTCGGCCACACTCAAAG ACCTGCTGTTCGGCGTCCCTGGGAAGTACAGCGGGGTGAGCCTGTACACCAGGAAGCGGCTGGTCTCATACACCATCACCCTGGTCTTCCAGAACTACCACGCCAA gtTCCTGGGCAGCCTGCGGGCCCGCCTGATGCTCCTGCACCCCAGCCCCAACTGCAGCCTCAGGGCAGAGAGCCTGGTCCATGTGCACTTCAAGGAGGAGATTGGCATCGCTGAGCTCATCCCCCTGGTGACCACCTACATCATCCTGTTTGCCTACATCTACTTCTCCACAC GCAAGATCGACATGGTCAAGTCCAAGTGGGGCCTGGCTCTGGCTGCCGTGGTCACGGTGCTCAGCTCGCTGCTCATGTCTGTGGGGCTCTGCACACTCTTCGGCCTGACGCCCACCCTCAATGGCGG GGAGATCTTCCCCTACCTGGTGGTGGTCATCGGGCTGGAGAACGTGCTGGTGCTCACCAAGTCCGTCGTCTCCACCCCGGTGGACCTCGAGGTGAAGCTGCGCATCGCCCAAG GCCTGAGCAGTGAGAGCTGGTCCATCATGAAGAACATGGCCACAGAGCTGGGCATCGTCCTCATTGGCTACTTCACCCTCGTGCCTGCCATCCAG gagttttgcctttttgccgTCGTGGGCCTGGTGTCTGACTTCTTCCTTCAGATGCTGTTTTTCACCACTGTCCTGTCCATTGACATTCGCCGGATGGAG CTGGCGGACCTGAACAAGCGGCTGCCCCCTGAGGCCTGCCTGCCCCCAGCCAAGCCGGTGGGGCGGCCAACGCGCTTTGAGCGGCAGCCGACTGTGCGGCCGTCCATGCCCCACACCATCACGCTGCAGCCATCCTCCTTCCGCAACCTGCGTCTCCCCAAGCGGCTGCGTGTCATCTACTTCCTGGCCCGAACCCGCCTGGCACAACGCCTCATCATG GCTGGCACGGTGGTCTGGATCGGCATCCTTGTGTACACGGACCCAGCTGGGCTGCGCACCTACCTGGCCGCCCAGGTAACGGAGCAGAGCCCGCTGGGTGAGGGtgccctggctcctctgcctgtgcccAGTGGTGTGCTGCCTGCCAGCCACCCGGACCCTGCCTTTTCCATCTTCCCGCCGGACGCCTCCAAGTTACCCGAGAATCAGACATTGCCAGGGGAGCCGCCTGAGCCCGGGGGTCCAGCCGAGGGCATCCATGACAGCCCGGCCCCAGAGGTCACCTGGGGGCCCGAGGACGAGGAGCTCTGGAGGAAACTGTCCTTCCGCCACTGGCCCACGCTCTTCAGCTATTACAACATCACACTGGCCAAGAG GTACGTCAGCCTGCTGCCTGTCATCCCCGTCACGCTCCGCTTGAACCCGCGAGAGGCTCTGGAGGGCCGGCACCCTCAGGACGGCCGAAGCACctggcccccgccccggcccgggcagggtgggctctgggaggccGGCCCCAAGGGGCCAGGCACGGCGCAGGCGCACAGAGACCTCACCCTGTACAA GGTGGCGGCGCTTGGCCTGGCCTCGGGCATCGtgcttgtgctgctgctgctctgcctgTACCGTGTGCTCTGCCCGCGCAACTACGGGCAGCCCGGCGCGGGGCCcggccggcggcggcggggggagCTGCCCTGCGACGACTATGGCTACGCGCCTCCCGAGACGGAGATTGTGCCCCTGGTGCTGCGCGGGCACCTCATG GACATCGAGTGTCTGGCCAGCGACGGGATGCTGCTGGTGAGCTGTTGCCTGGCAGGCCACGTGTGTGTATGGGACGCTCAGACCGGAGACTGCCTCACCCGCATCCCACACCCGGG GCAGCGGCGGGACAGCGGTGTTGGCAGTGggctggagactcaggagacctgggaaCGGCTGTCGGACGGCGGGAAGGGTGGCCcggaggagcctggggacagCCCTCCGCTGCGGCACCGGCCCCGGGGCCCTCCACCACCTGCCCTCTTTGGGGACCAGCCAGACCTCACCTGCTTGATTGACACCAACTTCTCCGCGCGAGCACAGCTCCCCGAGCCGGCTCAGCCCGAGCCCCGGTACCGGGCAGGCCGCCGCGCTCAAGACTCCTCAGGCTACGACTTCAGCCGCCTGGTGCAGCGCGTGTACCAGGAGGGGAGCATGGCTCCCGTGCACACGCCAGCCCTGCGCCCACCCTCTCCCGGGCCTACGTTCCCCCCGGCTCCTGAGGACGAGgctggctttccttccgagaagAGCTGCCCGTCCTTCGCCTGGGCCCCCAGCGCAGACGGCTCCATCTGGAGTCTGGAGTTGCAGGGCAGCCTCATCGTGGTGGGGCGGAGCAGTGGCCGGCTGGAG GTGTGGGACGCCATCGAGGGCACCCTGCGCTGCAGCAGTGAGGAAGTGTCGTCAGGCATCACGGCCCTCGTTTTCCTAGACAAAAG GATCGTGGCCGCCCGGCTCAACGGCTCCCTCGATTTCTTCTCTTTGGAGACCCATGCTGCCCTCAGCCCCCTGCAGTTCCGAG GGGCCCCGGGGCGGGGCAGTTCCCCCGCCTCCCCCGTCTGCAGCAGCAGTGACAGGGTGGCTTGCCACCTGACCCACACCGTGCCCTGTGCACACCAGAAGCCCATCACAGCCCTGAAGGCGGCTGCCGGGCGCCTCGTGACTGGCAGCCAGGACCACACACTGAGA GTGTTCCGTCTGGAGGATTCGTGCTGCCTCTTCACCCTGCAGGGCCACTCGGGGGCCATCACGACTGTGTATATCGACCAG ACCATGGTGCTGGCCAGCGGAGGCCAAGATGGGGCTATCTGCCTGTGGGACGTGCTGACCGGCAGCCGGGTCAGCCACATGTTCGCTCACCGTGGGGATGTCACCTCCCTCACCTGCACCACCTCATGTGTCATCAGCAGTGGCCTGGACGACCTCATCAGCATCTGGGACCGCAGCACGGGCATCAAGCTCTACTCCATCCAGCAG GACCTGGGCTGTGGCGCAAGCTTGGGTGTCATCTCAGACAACCTGCTGGTGACTGGCGGCCAGGGCTGTGTTTCCTTTTGGGACCTGAACTACGGGGACCTGTTACAGACAGTCTACCTGGGCAAGAACAGCGAGGCCCAGCCGGCCCGCCAGATCCTGGTGCTGGACAACGCTGCCATTGTCTGCAACTTTGGCAGCGAGCTCAGCCTGGTGTACGTGCCCTCTGTGCTGGAGAAGCTGGACTGA